The proteins below are encoded in one region of Flammeovirga kamogawensis:
- a CDS encoding SUMF1/EgtB/PvdO family nonheme iron enzyme: protein MTDLICNANNITVTNVILSEPDTSSKTADISFTITWENSWRVTTSPSNWDAAWVFLKYQNESTGKWGHLSINTSALANSVEDGDSSYPNPKLDINNDSGTGYGHGMFIYSDGSLDLNGDVSYNVSMTWDYEEDGITSNDELNIRVFAIEMVYVPTASFHLGSGGKETAHFYKYDEGTNTSDTYQVLSENTINIESTKDSLFYDNDGNTDRGDAIVGTTVTVPSNFPKGFSAFYCMKYEVTQGEYVNFINTLTEQQKVNRLEDDYNKPSTRNDISVVDGELHSNVPHVPYGRLQWADLVAYFDWAALRPITELEFEKLCRGTATPVAGEFPWGTNQVSSEVYYSNVIDLINSLDSDSEAIDESIIDTSNTTIGNANYETVSGDEDGNVLRVGAYASYANSNRVSSGATYYGIMNIAGNMRELWITVGNTTGRSFTGLHGNGEIDTDGNADVLNWPGTDAVGTGLRGTSFKENGTLMRTSNRFSASKTFSIRSNYVSGRAGRTAN from the coding sequence ATGACTGACTTAATTTGCAATGCAAATAATATAACAGTTACGAATGTTATTTTAAGTGAACCAGATACTTCTTCAAAAACAGCAGATATTTCTTTTACAATTACATGGGAAAACTCTTGGAGAGTAACAACTTCACCTTCTAACTGGGATGCAGCATGGGTATTCTTAAAATACCAAAACGAATCTACAGGTAAATGGGGGCATCTTTCTATTAATACTTCTGCTTTAGCAAATAGTGTAGAGGATGGAGATAGTTCTTATCCAAACCCAAAACTTGATATTAATAATGATTCAGGTACTGGGTATGGTCACGGTATGTTTATATATAGTGATGGGTCTCTAGATTTAAATGGAGATGTATCTTATAATGTAAGTATGACTTGGGATTATGAAGAAGATGGGATAACAAGTAATGATGAACTAAATATTCGCGTATTCGCTATAGAAATGGTTTATGTTCCTACGGCTTCTTTTCACTTAGGTTCTGGAGGAAAAGAAACGGCTCATTTTTATAAATATGATGAGGGGACTAATACTTCTGATACATATCAAGTACTTTCAGAAAATACAATTAATATTGAATCGACAAAAGACAGCTTATTCTATGATAATGATGGAAATACAGATAGAGGCGATGCAATTGTGGGTACAACAGTAACTGTACCTTCAAATTTCCCTAAAGGTTTTTCAGCATTCTATTGCATGAAATATGAAGTAACACAAGGTGAATATGTAAATTTTATTAATACATTAACTGAGCAACAAAAAGTAAATAGATTAGAAGATGATTATAACAAACCATCTACAAGAAATGATATTTCTGTTGTTGATGGGGAGTTACATTCAAATGTTCCACATGTTCCTTATGGAAGATTACAATGGGCAGATTTAGTTGCTTATTTTGATTGGGCAGCTTTAAGACCTATCACAGAATTAGAATTCGAGAAACTTTGTAGAGGGACAGCAACACCAGTTGCAGGTGAATTTCCTTGGGGAACAAATCAAGTTTCTTCAGAGGTTTATTATTCTAATGTAATAGACTTAATCAATAGCTTAGATAGTGATTCAGAAGCTATTGACGAGTCAATTATTGATACATCAAATACAACAATAGGTAATGCAAATTATGAAACAGTTAGTGGAGATGAGGATGGTAATGTATTAAGAGTAGGAGCATATGCTTCTTATGCAAATAGCAATAGAGTCTCTAGTGGTGCTACGTATTATGGGATCATGAATATTGCAGGTAATATGAGAGAGCTTTGGATTACTGTAGGAAATACTACAGGTAGAAGTTTTACAGGTTTACATGGTAATGGAGAGATAGATACAGATGGTAATGCCGATGTTCTAAACTGGCCAGGAACTGACGCCGTAGGTACAGGTCTTAGAGGAACTTCATTTAAAGAAAATGGAACATTAATGAGAACTTCAAATAGGTTTAGTGCTTCAAAAACTTTTTCAATCCGTTCAAATTATGTTTCGGGTAGAGCAGGAAGAACAGCTAATTAA
- a CDS encoding GNAT family N-acetyltransferase, with translation MIFQLEKLKNTDYSIVKEIYDYYIENTTATFHLDLISIEELKSTVPLNHPKYQSFLIYSEGNICGYCYIGAFKTRAAYDRTAEITIYLKPESTGKGIAFGVINALEEIAKSVGISVLIACITGENTESIRLFEKCGYEKCAHFKQVGEKFGRVLDVVDYQKIIR, from the coding sequence ATGATTTTTCAACTAGAGAAACTTAAAAATACAGACTATTCAATTGTAAAAGAGATCTATGATTATTACATAGAAAATACCACAGCAACCTTTCACTTGGATTTAATTTCAATAGAAGAGTTAAAGTCTACTGTCCCTTTAAATCATCCCAAATATCAATCTTTCTTAATTTATAGTGAAGGTAACATTTGTGGATATTGCTATATTGGTGCTTTTAAAACAAGAGCTGCTTACGATCGCACCGCTGAAATTACAATTTATTTAAAACCAGAGAGTACAGGAAAAGGTATTGCCTTTGGAGTTATAAATGCTTTAGAAGAAATAGCAAAATCTGTTGGAATTAGTGTTTTAATTGCTTGCATTACAGGTGAAAATACAGAAAGTATTCGATTGTTTGAGAAGTGTGGGTATGAAAAGTGTGCTCACTTTAAACAAGTTGGAGAAAAGTTTGGTAGAGTATTAGATGTTGTAGATTATCAAAAAATAATAAGATGA
- the corA gene encoding magnesium/cobalt transporter CorA, producing MSEPLYNKDENVGLSPDEIVFRGERKSEHVTISLFDYTPTSFIKKELKRVHEIEPFIDNRSVTWVNVIGLHDTKIIEELKSMDINPIVLSDVLNTEARPKIQEHERSLFVSIKLLHYDAEEKRVEINNLSIVTTNNAVFTFEEQPTDFFTPIIKRLEKSKKSLVNAGADYLLFTILDLVIDNYIYLLSVLGDKIEDLEDILLANPKSSTLDLINFYKRELNTIRRNIKPAVEIILTLTKKDLEYVSEENELHFKELLNNIKQVNEISDSYREILSDLLNIYHTTVSSKLNNVMMTLTMFSVIFIPLTFIAGIYGTNFDNIPELHYEYSYHFMWVTMLVITIFMMNYFRRKKWL from the coding sequence ATGTCAGAACCGCTATATAATAAAGATGAAAATGTAGGGCTTTCGCCTGATGAAATAGTTTTTAGAGGAGAACGTAAAAGTGAACATGTAACTATAAGTCTATTTGATTATACACCTACTAGTTTCATTAAAAAAGAGCTTAAAAGAGTTCATGAAATAGAACCATTTATAGATAATAGATCTGTTACGTGGGTGAATGTTATTGGACTTCATGATACTAAGATCATAGAAGAATTAAAGTCTATGGATATTAATCCTATTGTTCTTTCAGATGTTTTAAATACAGAAGCTCGCCCAAAAATTCAGGAACATGAAAGATCTCTTTTTGTTTCTATAAAGTTATTACATTATGATGCGGAAGAGAAACGAGTTGAAATTAATAACCTTAGTATTGTAACAACTAATAATGCTGTATTTACTTTTGAAGAGCAACCTACAGACTTTTTTACACCTATAATTAAACGATTAGAAAAAAGTAAAAAGAGCCTTGTAAATGCTGGTGCAGACTATTTACTGTTTACAATTTTAGATTTAGTAATTGATAATTATATTTATTTATTAAGTGTATTAGGCGATAAGATTGAAGATCTTGAAGACATTCTATTAGCCAACCCAAAGAGTTCTACATTAGACCTTATTAATTTTTATAAAAGGGAGTTAAACACCATCCGAAGAAATATAAAACCTGCAGTAGAAATTATTCTAACACTTACCAAAAAGGATTTAGAATATGTTTCTGAAGAAAATGAATTACATTTTAAAGAGCTCTTAAATAATATAAAACAGGTAAATGAGATTTCTGATAGTTATAGAGAGATTCTATCAGACTTGTTAAATATTTATCACACTACTGTTAGTTCTAAACTAAATAATGTGATGATGACTTTAACGATGTTTTCAGTAATCTTTATTCCTCTTACTTTTATTGCAGGTATTTATGGAACAAACTTCGATAACATACCCGAGTTACATTATGAGTATTCTTATCACTTTATGTGGGTAACTATGCTTGTTATAACCATTTTTATGATGAATTATTTTAGGAGAAAGAAGTGGTTGTAA
- a CDS encoding DUF3592 domain-containing protein yields the protein MSKKIMLIIQFIVIMVLVCFTWLNPPVNFAIDNVTLLPFLLNLAIIGSYGTLIYFWDKTKKPSKIQMVILIFLIFSTVPVVLKGSSYFSTLGNQLLTSSGVDITAEVTHKGQSRRKKGVGMIDVYEVTYQYFTPKGESIEVTKIVNKPIYDSYVEGAELQLRYYPENPKKHITYFLIKGEY from the coding sequence ATGAGTAAAAAAATAATGCTGATAATTCAGTTTATTGTAATAATGGTGCTTGTTTGTTTTACATGGTTAAATCCACCCGTTAATTTTGCAATAGATAATGTAACTTTATTACCCTTCTTACTAAACTTAGCAATCATAGGTTCTTATGGAACTCTAATTTACTTTTGGGATAAGACTAAAAAGCCATCAAAAATACAGATGGTAATATTAATCTTTCTTATTTTTAGTACTGTGCCTGTGGTTTTAAAAGGAAGTAGTTATTTTTCTACTTTGGGGAATCAATTATTAACTTCTTCAGGAGTAGATATTACTGCAGAAGTTACTCATAAAGGACAGTCACGTAGAAAAAAAGGTGTGGGAATGATTGATGTATATGAGGTCACTTATCAATATTTTACTCCCAAAGGAGAGTCTATAGAAGTTACTAAAATTGTAAATAAGCCCATCTATGATAGTTATGTAGAAGGTGCTGAACTTCAATTAAGGTATTACCCAGAAAACCCCAAAAAACATATCACTTACTTTTTAATAAAAGGAGAATACTAG
- a CDS encoding T9SS type A sorting domain-containing protein, which produces MLKYITTLLYIITITSSFAQYQGGDGGGTHFGETAASVSFDLPITLSFFTLSGNQDGSVTLKWETSSELNNDYFEVQKSSDGKHWETITEIEGAGNSAVKLTYNFTDDSPFNGKSYYRLHQVDFDKNESFSSVLVYQNGEAETVLSLFTYPNPFVNTFTVTGDEIELSTLKVFDANGQQIVLSQKIENTNTVTINLSQFPNGMYFIKTRKLSKSIIKE; this is translated from the coding sequence ATGTTAAAATATATCACAACTCTTTTATATATTATCACTATTACTTCATCTTTTGCTCAATACCAAGGTGGAGATGGAGGAGGGACTCATTTTGGAGAAACAGCTGCATCTGTAAGTTTTGATTTACCAATTACGCTAAGTTTTTTCACTTTAAGTGGAAATCAGGATGGTAGTGTTACACTAAAATGGGAAACATCATCAGAATTAAATAATGATTATTTTGAAGTACAAAAATCTTCTGATGGAAAACATTGGGAAACAATTACAGAGATAGAAGGTGCTGGAAATTCAGCAGTAAAATTAACATATAACTTTACAGATGATTCTCCTTTCAATGGAAAATCTTATTATCGTCTACATCAAGTAGATTTTGATAAAAATGAAAGCTTTTCTTCTGTATTAGTATATCAAAATGGAGAAGCTGAAACGGTACTATCACTGTTTACGTATCCAAACCCTTTTGTAAATACTTTTACAGTTACAGGAGACGAAATAGAATTATCAACATTAAAAGTTTTTGATGCTAACGGACAACAAATAGTATTGTCACAAAAAATAGAGAATACTAACACAGTGACAATTAATTTAAGTCAGTTTCCTAATGGCATGTATTTTATTAAAACTAGAAAGTTATCTAAGAGTATAATTAAGGAGTAA